The proteins below come from a single Papaver somniferum cultivar HN1 chromosome 11, ASM357369v1, whole genome shotgun sequence genomic window:
- the LOC113322175 gene encoding plant UBX domain-containing protein 7-like — MEFGSDMLNRAIWNDKVVAQLIRTKFIFWQVHDDTTEGRQVCNYYNLVSVPVVLLLDPISGKKMCLWSGMIRPRPLLKVLLRLVDGGPKDNLEPKGADSCPMEFPRCPIETYLLTMAREKIKEKSRTCNEEELLEVERRLMQARLGAQLQQLNDYRLWLLSEGLDHDEIILISGDMSSSLQKDKKANVITLTGLEIFPKVGELGGETIVGNLDVHKNGFIYATSSPSFHFHFICADIQRTFFRVGDEKTQPLLHFHLHHPVKMGAEMRQDIQFRLVQTPVGQRTSYNDSEKQTRDGEDLKKFVNKVEDKWSTYTFHVAEVLKRKEF; from the exons ATGGAATTCGGCTCAGATATG CTGAACCGTGCCATATGGAATGATAAAGTGGTTGCTCAACTAATCCGCACTAAATTCATCTTTTGGCAG GTGCACGATGACACCACTGAAGGTAGGCAAGTCTGCAACTACTACAACCTGGTTTCTGTTCCTGTAGTTCTGCTTCTGGACCCAATATCCGGGAAAAAAATGTGCTTATGGAGCGGAATGATTCGACCTAGGCCTTTATTGAAG GTGCTACTTCGTTTAGTGGATGGAGGTCCAAAAGATAACCTGGAACCAAAAG GCGCAGATAGCTGTCCAATGGAATTCCCTAGATGCCCAATTGAAACATATTTGCTTACCATGGCCagagagaaaataaaagaaaagtctAGGACATGCAACGAGGAGGAACTGCTGGAAGTTGAGCGCAGGCTTATGCAGGCAAGACTTGGTGCCCAATTGCAACAATTAAATGACTATAGATTATGGTTATTGTCGGAGGGACTGGATCATGATGAGATAATACTCATATCAGGAGACATGAGTAGCAGTCTGCAAAAGGATAAGAAGGCCAATGTTATAACTTTAACTGGCCTCGAAATCTTTCCCAAGGTAGGAGAACTAGGTGGAGAGACCATTGTTGGCAACCTCGACGTCCATAAAAACGGGTTCATCTATGCAACTTCTAGTCCCAGTTTCCATTTTCATTTCATCTGCGCAGACATACAGAGAACTTTCTTTCGAGTTGGAGATGAGAAGACGCAGCCTCTCTTGCACTTCCATTTGCATCACCCCGTCAAGATGGGGGCAGAAATGAGGCAGGATATCCAATTCCGTTTGGTGCAAACCCCTGTGGGGCAGAGGACATCTTATAATGATTCGGAGAAGCAAACCAGGGATGGGGAAGACTTAAAGAAATTTGTCAACAAAGTGGAAGACAAATGGAGTACGTATACATTTCATGTTGCTGAGGTTCTTAAGAGGAAAGAATTTTAG